Proteins encoded within one genomic window of Lynx canadensis isolate LIC74 chromosome B2, mLynCan4.pri.v2, whole genome shotgun sequence:
- the LOC115513671 gene encoding 60S ribosomal protein L21, with protein MTNTKGKRRGTRYMFSRPFRKHGVVPLATYMRIYKKGDIVDIKGMGTVQKGMPHKCYHGKTGRVYNVTQHAVGIVVNKQVKGKILAKRINVRIEHIKHSKSRDSFLKRVKENDQKKKEAKEKGTWVQLKRQPAPPREAHFVRTNGKEPELLEPIPYEFMA; from the coding sequence ATGaccaacacaaagggaaaaaggagaggtaCTCGCTATATGTTCTCTAGGCCTTTTAGAAAACATGGAGTTGTTCCTTTGGCAACATACATGCGAATCTACAAGAAAGGTGATATTGTGGACATCAAGGGAATGGGCACTGTTCAAAAAGGAATGCCCCACAAATGTTACCACGGCAAAACTGGAAGAGTCTACAATGTTACCCAGCATGCTGTTGGCATTGTTGTAAACAAACAAGTTAAGGGCAAGATTCTTGCTAAGAGAATTAATGTACGTATCGAGCACATTAAGCACTCAAAGAGCCGAGACAGCTTCCTGAAGCgtgtgaaggaaaatgatcagaaaaagaaggaagccaaggagaaaggtaCTTGGGTTCAACTGAAGCGCCAGCCTGCCCCACCCAGAGAAGCACACTTTGTGAGAACCAATGGAAAGGAGCCTGAGCTGTTGGAACCCATTCCCTATGAATTCATGGcgtga